Proteins found in one Epinephelus fuscoguttatus linkage group LG4, E.fuscoguttatus.final_Chr_v1 genomic segment:
- the slc13a1 gene encoding solute carrier family 13 member 1, whose translation MLRRLRRGLWNYRSVALIILTPLLLLPLPLVIGTKESECAFVLLLMATYWVTEAIPLSMTAMFPAILFPMFGIMKSSDVAKEYFKDFHFLLVGVICLATSIEKWGLHRRIALRLVTTVGVNPARLMLGFMSGCAFLSMWVHNTSAVTMVMPIVEAVLQQLLKVKDGGCAGEDNPNLQLDETDGHFEKMKEIMSDRRHTDVSEETFTCVQMQTGSQPAAAQVAVPEPAAPSRSKQDLMVCKAMCISVAYSSNIGGIATLPGTSPNLIFSEYLNQIYPNCNCINFGNWLLLCLPISVIMLLLTWIWLYWLFIGSDFRFLWRRGGEQCDKEKAAREVIEEEYRTLGPMSSQEMVTGVVFLLMVLLWLTRSPGFMPGWTSLFPHHSGYITDATVALLLGLLFFIIPAYGPSKKYEAMISWKEFQASMPWKVALLVGGGFALAEGTKESGLSLWVAELLTPLDDLPVLATITVACLIVTTVTEVASNAATITIFLPILSPLAEAIHVNPLYVLIPTTLCTSFSFLLPVSNPPNAVVFAYGHINIVDMVKAGLGVNVIGVLTALLAVATWGVPLFSLDTYPDWAPVLPGFNSTAP comes from the exons ATGCTGAGGAGGTTGAGAAGAGGATTGTGGAACTACCGCAGCGTCGCCCTGATTATCCTGacgccactgctgctgcttcctcttcctcttgtcATCGGGACAAAG GAGTCAGAATGTGcctttgtgttgctgctgatgGCGACATACTGGGTGACAGAGGCGATTCCTCTGTCCATGACCGCCATGTTCCCCGCCATCCTCTTCCCCATGTTTGGCATCATGAAGTCTTCAGAC GTGGCGAAGGAGTACTTTAAAGACTTCCACTTCTTGCTGGTGGGCGTCATCTGCCTCGCCACGTCCATCGAGAAGTGGGGTCTCCACCGCAGAATCGCCCTGAGGCTCGTCACCACAGTGGGAGTCAACCCTGCACG GTTGATGCTGGGCTTCATGTCCGGCTGTGCATTCCTCTCCATGTGGGTCCACAACACCTCggctgttaccatggtgatgcCCATTGTGGAGGCTGTTCTCCAGCAGCTCCTGAAGGTCAAGGATGGAGGGTGTGCTGGTGAAGACAACCCCAACCTGCAGCTGGACG AAACTGACGGCCATTTTGAAAAGATGAAAGAAATTATGAG tgACAGGAGGCATACAGATGTTTCCGAAGAGACCTTCACTTGCGTTCAGATGCAGACAGGGTCACAGCCTGCTGCAGCTCAG GTTGCTGTGCCTGAGCCTGCAGCTCCCAGCAGGAGTAAACAGGACCTGATGGTGTGTAAAGCCATGTGCATCAGCGTCGCCTACTCCTCCAACATCGGAGGCATCGCCACGCTGCCCGGCACCTCGCCTAACCTCATCTTCTCCGAGTACCTCAACCA GATTTACCCAAACTGTAACTGCATTAACTTTGGGAACTGGCTGCTGTTGTGCCTGCCCATCAGTGTCatcatgctgctgctgacatGGATCTGGCTGTATTGGCTTTTCATCGGCTCGGA tttcaggTTCCTGTGGAGACGTGGAGGAGAGCAGTGTGACAAAGAGAAAGCAGCAAGAGAAGTCATAGAAGAAGAATACAGGACGCTGGGACCCATGAG ttctCAGGAGATGGTCACCGGGGTGGTTTTCCTGCTGATGGTGTTGTTGTGGTTGACCAGGTCTCCAGGTTTCATGCCGGGCTGGACGTCTCTCTTCCCTCA TCACTCAGGTTACATCACTGACGCCActgtggctctgctgctgggcctcctcttcttcatcataCCTGCCTACGGACCCTCCAAGAAATACG AGGCCATGATCTCCTGGAAGGAGTTTCAGGCCTCCATGCCGTGGAAAGTGGCCCTGCTGGTCGGCGGAGGCTTTGCACTCGCTGAAGGCACAAAG GAGTCGGGCCTGTCTCTGTGGGTGGCCGAGCTGCTGACACCTCTGGATGATCTGCCAGTGTTGGCCACGATCACCGTCGCCTGCCTCATTGTCACCACGGTAACAGAGGTGGCCAGTAACGCCGCCACCATTACGATCTTCCTCCCCATCCTCTCTCCTCTG GCTGAGGCCATCCACGTCAACCCGCTGTACGTCCTGATCCCCACCACCCTCTGCACATCCTTCTCCTTCCTGCTGCCGGTGTCCAACCCGCCCAACGCTGTTGTATTTGCCTACGGACACATCAACATCGTGGACATG GTGAAGGCGGGGCTTGGCGTCAACGTGATCGGCGTCCTTACTGCCCTGCTGGCTGTGGCGACATGGGGTGTTCCATTATTCTCCCTGGATACGTATCCTGACTGGGCGCCGGTCctgcccgggttcaactccacaGCACCGTGA